A single region of the Streptomyces sp. NBC_01262 genome encodes:
- the kdpA gene encoding potassium-transporting ATPase subunit KdpA produces the protein MNDTLAGWLQVLALIAALALSFRPLGDYIAHILTAPKHLRAETIVYKLGGVDGDADQKWSAYLRSVLAFSAVSVLFLYGFLRLQSHLLLSIGMSAITPGQSFNTAASFVTNTNWQSYSGESAMGHLVQMAGLAVQNFVSAAVGIAVVAALIRGFTRKKTDRVGNFWVDLTRVVLRLLLPLSFVIAIVFVASGMIQNFHGIESISTIAGDHQSLTGGPVASQEAIKEIGTNGGGFYNANAAHPFENPNAFTNWLEIYLLLVISFSLPRTFGKMVGDNRQGYAIVAVMAIIWASSVAIVTANELHSVSSQAGHLAGGMMEGKEQRFGIWASALYAVSTTLTSTGSVNSFHDSYTPGGGGMAIFNMMLGEIAPGGTGSGLYGILVLAIIAVFVAGLMVGRTPEYLGKKLGAREMKFASLYILTTPAIVLIGAGVAMALPGERAGMLNSGAHGFSEVLYAFTSAGNNNGSAFAGISVNTDWYNTALGLAMLFGRFLPMVFVLALAGSLARQQPVPVTAGTLPTHRPQFVGLLTGVILIVVGLTYFPALALGPLAEGVH, from the coding sequence GTGAACGACACCCTTGCGGGCTGGCTGCAGGTCCTCGCGCTGATCGCCGCGCTGGCCCTGTCCTTCCGGCCGCTGGGCGACTACATCGCCCACATCCTCACTGCCCCGAAGCATCTGCGCGCCGAGACCATCGTCTACAAGCTCGGCGGCGTCGACGGTGACGCGGACCAGAAGTGGTCGGCGTATCTGCGCAGCGTCCTCGCCTTCTCGGCCGTCTCGGTGCTGTTCCTGTACGGGTTCCTGCGGCTGCAGAGCCATCTGCTGCTGTCGATCGGCATGTCGGCGATCACGCCCGGCCAGTCGTTCAACACGGCGGCGTCGTTTGTCACGAACACCAACTGGCAGTCGTACTCGGGTGAGTCGGCGATGGGCCACCTGGTGCAGATGGCCGGCCTGGCGGTGCAGAACTTCGTCTCCGCCGCTGTCGGCATCGCGGTCGTGGCCGCCCTGATCCGGGGCTTCACGCGGAAGAAGACCGACCGGGTCGGCAACTTCTGGGTGGACCTGACCCGCGTCGTGCTGCGGCTCCTGCTCCCGCTGTCGTTCGTCATCGCGATCGTCTTCGTGGCGAGCGGGATGATCCAGAACTTCCACGGCATCGAGTCGATCTCGACCATCGCGGGGGACCACCAGAGCCTGACCGGCGGCCCGGTTGCCTCGCAGGAGGCGATCAAGGAGATCGGCACCAACGGCGGCGGTTTCTACAACGCCAACGCCGCCCATCCCTTTGAGAACCCCAACGCGTTCACCAACTGGCTGGAGATCTACCTCCTGCTGGTGATCTCCTTCTCGCTGCCGCGCACCTTCGGCAAGATGGTCGGCGACAACCGCCAGGGCTACGCCATCGTCGCCGTGATGGCGATCATCTGGGCCTCCTCGGTCGCGATCGTCACCGCCAACGAGCTGCACAGCGTCAGCAGCCAGGCCGGTCACCTGGCCGGCGGCATGATGGAGGGCAAGGAACAGCGGTTCGGGATCTGGGCATCAGCGCTGTACGCCGTGTCGACGACGCTGACCTCGACCGGTTCGGTCAACTCCTTCCACGACTCGTACACCCCGGGTGGCGGCGGGATGGCGATCTTCAACATGATGCTGGGAGAGATCGCGCCCGGCGGCACCGGTTCCGGCCTCTACGGGATCCTGGTGCTGGCGATCATCGCGGTGTTCGTGGCCGGTCTGATGGTCGGCCGTACGCCGGAGTACCTGGGCAAGAAGCTCGGCGCGCGGGAGATGAAGTTCGCCTCCCTGTACATCCTGACCACCCCGGCGATCGTGCTGATCGGCGCGGGTGTGGCGATGGCGTTGCCCGGTGAGCGGGCCGGGATGCTCAATTCCGGTGCGCACGGTTTCTCCGAGGTGCTGTACGCCTTCACTTCCGCTGGCAACAACAACGGCTCGGCGTTCGCGGGTATCTCGGTCAACACCGACTGGTACAACACCGCGCTCGGCCTGGCGATGCTGTTCGGCCGGTTCCTGCCGATGGTGTTCGTCCTGGCGCTGGCCGGGTCGCTGGCCAGGCAGCAGCCGGTGCCGGTGACGGCGGGCACGCTGCCCACGCACCGCCCGCAGTTCGTCGGTCTGCTGACCGGCGTGATTCTCATCGTCGTCGGCCTCACCTACTTCCCCGCGCTCGCGCTGGGCCCGCTCGCGGAAGGCGTGCACTGA
- the kdpF gene encoding K(+)-transporting ATPase subunit F, translating to MSVENVVGLVVAVALIGYLVLALIFPEKF from the coding sequence GTGAGTGTCGAAAACGTCGTCGGACTCGTCGTCGCCGTGGCCCTGATCGGGTACCTGGTGCTGGCGCTGATCTTCCCGGAGAAGTTCTAG